A window of the Streptomyces albireticuli genome harbors these coding sequences:
- a CDS encoding D-alanine--D-alanine ligase family protein, protein MSSETSTQSPDRKPRVAVVFGGRSSEHAISVVTAGAVLAAIDRTKYDVLPIGITTDGRWALTADDPERMAIADRALPNVEQLAQSPDGTVVLPVDPSSREVVYSEPGTVPKSLGEVDVVFPVLHGPYGEDGTLQGMLELSGIPYVGAGVLASAVGQDKEYMKRVFVSFGLPVGPYEVIRPREWQADPAAARKRIVDFAGEHGWPLFVKPARGGSSMGITKVDDLSGLDEAVAEAQRHDPKVIVESLLRGREIECGVLEFEDGPRASVPAEIPPVTAHDFYDFEAKYIDSAAGIVPAPLTPEETAEVQELAVKAFDATSCEGLVRADFFLTEDGEFVINEINTMPGFTPISMYPRMWQESGVSYPELIDTLVQAALRRSTGLR, encoded by the coding sequence ATGAGCAGCGAGACCTCCACCCAGAGCCCTGACCGGAAGCCGCGTGTCGCGGTCGTGTTCGGCGGCCGCAGTTCCGAACACGCGATCTCCGTCGTCACCGCCGGCGCCGTGCTGGCCGCCATCGACCGCACGAAGTACGACGTGCTGCCGATCGGCATCACCACCGACGGCCGTTGGGCGCTGACCGCCGACGACCCCGAGCGGATGGCCATCGCCGACCGCGCGCTGCCGAACGTCGAGCAGCTCGCCCAGTCGCCGGACGGCACCGTGGTCCTCCCGGTCGACCCCTCCAGCCGCGAGGTCGTCTACTCCGAGCCCGGCACGGTGCCCAAGTCCCTGGGCGAGGTCGACGTGGTCTTCCCCGTGCTGCACGGCCCGTACGGCGAGGACGGCACCCTCCAGGGCATGCTGGAGCTCTCCGGCATCCCCTACGTCGGCGCCGGTGTCCTCGCCTCCGCCGTCGGCCAGGACAAGGAGTACATGAAGCGCGTCTTCGTCTCCTTCGGCCTGCCCGTCGGCCCGTACGAGGTGATCCGCCCGCGCGAGTGGCAGGCCGACCCGGCCGCCGCCCGCAAGAGGATCGTGGACTTCGCCGGCGAGCACGGCTGGCCGCTCTTCGTGAAGCCCGCCCGCGGCGGTTCCTCCATGGGCATCACCAAGGTCGACGACCTCTCCGGCCTGGACGAGGCCGTGGCCGAGGCCCAGCGCCACGACCCGAAGGTCATCGTCGAGTCGCTGCTGCGCGGCCGGGAGATCGAGTGCGGCGTCCTGGAGTTCGAGGACGGGCCGCGCGCGAGCGTCCCCGCCGAGATCCCCCCGGTCACCGCCCACGACTTCTACGACTTCGAGGCGAAGTACATCGACTCCGCGGCCGGCATCGTGCCCGCGCCGCTCACGCCCGAGGAGACCGCCGAGGTCCAGGAGCTGGCCGTCAAGGCCTTCGACGCGACCTCCTGCGAGGGCCTCGTCCGCGCGGACTTCTTCCTCACCGAGGACGGCGAGTTCGTCATCAACGAGATCAACACCATGCCGGGCTTCACGCCCATCTCGATGTACCCGCGCATGTGGCAGGAGAGCGGTGTCAGCTACCCGGAGCTGATCGACACCCTCGTCCAGGCGGCGCTGCGCCGCTCCACGGGCCTGCGCTAG
- a CDS encoding NAD(P)H-dependent glycerol-3-phosphate dehydrogenase, whose translation MTKCAVYGTGSWGTAFAMILADAGCEVTMWGRRAALVDAINTTRVNPDYLPGIELPAAVRATTDPAEAAEGAAFAVLAVPSQTLRGNLSEWAPLLPSDTVLVSLMKGVELGTAKRMSEVIEEVAKVSPDRVAVLTGPNLAKEIADRQPAAAVVACRDESVAKRLQAACHTPYFRPYTNTDVVGCELGGAVKNVIALAVGIADGMGLGDNAKASLITRGLAETTRLGLAMGADAHTFAGLAGMGDLVATCSSPLSRNHTFGTNLGRGMTLAETIAVTKQTAEGVKSCESVLDLARRHDVDMPITETVVEIVHEGKPPLVALKELMSRSAKPERH comes from the coding sequence GTGACGAAGTGCGCCGTGTACGGCACCGGCTCCTGGGGCACCGCCTTCGCGATGATCCTGGCCGACGCCGGCTGCGAGGTGACCATGTGGGGCCGCCGGGCGGCCCTCGTGGACGCGATCAACACCACCCGGGTCAACCCCGACTACCTCCCGGGCATCGAGCTCCCGGCGGCCGTGCGGGCCACCACCGACCCCGCCGAGGCGGCCGAGGGAGCGGCGTTCGCCGTGCTCGCCGTGCCCTCCCAGACGCTGCGCGGCAATCTCTCGGAGTGGGCGCCGCTGCTGCCCTCCGACACCGTGCTGGTCTCCCTGATGAAGGGCGTCGAGCTGGGCACCGCCAAGCGGATGAGCGAGGTCATCGAGGAGGTCGCCAAGGTCTCCCCGGACCGGGTCGCCGTGCTCACCGGCCCCAACCTCGCCAAGGAGATCGCCGACCGGCAGCCCGCCGCCGCCGTCGTCGCCTGCCGGGACGAGTCGGTGGCCAAGCGCCTCCAGGCCGCCTGCCACACCCCTTACTTCCGCCCGTACACCAACACCGACGTCGTCGGCTGCGAGCTGGGCGGCGCCGTGAAGAACGTCATCGCGCTCGCCGTCGGCATCGCCGACGGCATGGGCCTGGGCGACAACGCCAAGGCGTCCCTCATCACCCGCGGGCTCGCCGAGACGACCCGGCTGGGCCTCGCGATGGGCGCCGACGCGCACACCTTCGCCGGTCTCGCGGGCATGGGCGACCTCGTCGCGACGTGCTCCTCGCCGCTCTCCCGGAACCACACCTTCGGCACCAACCTCGGCCGCGGGATGACCCTGGCCGAGACCATCGCGGTCACCAAGCAGACCGCCGAGGGCGTCAAGTCCTGCGAGTCGGTGCTGGATCTGGCCCGCCGGCACGACGTCGACATGCCCATCACGGAGACCGTGGTGGAGATCGTCCACGAGGGGAAGCCCCCGCTGGTGGCCCTCAAGGAGCTGATGTCGCGCAGCGCCAAGCCGGAGCGGCACTGA
- a CDS encoding lysophospholipid acyltransferase family protein: MSRHRIGFWYRFTAVLAKPPLVVLFKRDWRGMEHIPADGGFITAVNHNSYLDPLSYAHFQYNTGRVPRFLAKAALFKGGFVGTILRGTGQIPVYRESTDAATAFRSAVDAINRGECVAFYPEGTLTRDPEMWPMEGKTGAARVALLTKAPVIPVAQWGANEAMPPYAKENKLRLFPRKTLRVVAGPPVDLSAYYGKEPTAEVLRGATEDIMSAITALLAELRGEPAPAEPYNPRKALAEARRRAREEKRAAEVGQPAGREEGNDK, encoded by the coding sequence GTGTCCCGCCACAGAATCGGCTTCTGGTACCGCTTTACGGCGGTGTTGGCAAAACCGCCGCTCGTGGTTCTGTTCAAGCGGGACTGGCGAGGAATGGAGCACATTCCGGCCGACGGCGGTTTCATCACCGCGGTCAACCACAACTCCTATCTCGACCCGCTGTCGTACGCCCACTTCCAGTACAACACCGGGCGCGTCCCGCGCTTCCTCGCCAAGGCCGCCCTGTTCAAGGGTGGCTTCGTCGGCACGATCCTGCGCGGCACGGGCCAGATCCCCGTCTACCGCGAGTCCACCGACGCCGCCACCGCCTTCCGGTCCGCGGTCGACGCCATCAACCGGGGCGAGTGCGTGGCCTTCTACCCCGAGGGCACCCTCACCCGGGACCCGGAGATGTGGCCCATGGAGGGCAAGACCGGGGCCGCCCGGGTCGCCCTGCTCACCAAGGCGCCCGTCATCCCCGTCGCCCAGTGGGGCGCCAACGAGGCCATGCCGCCGTACGCCAAGGAGAACAAGCTCCGGCTGTTCCCCCGCAAGACGCTCAGGGTGGTGGCGGGCCCGCCCGTCGACCTCTCCGCGTACTACGGCAAGGAGCCGACGGCCGAGGTGCTGCGCGGGGCCACCGAGGACATCATGTCCGCCATCACCGCTCTGCTCGCCGAACTCCGCGGCGAGCCCGCGCCCGCCGAGCCCTACAACCCGCGGAAGGCGCTGGCCGAGGCCCGCCGCCGGGCCCGCGAGGAGAAGCGGGCGGCGGAGGTCGGACAGCCGGCGGGGCGGGAAGAGGGGAACGACAAGTGA
- the cofC gene encoding 2-phospho-L-lactate guanylyltransferase: MRREGADVVWTLVVPLKPLALAKSRLATGTGRAPRPTLALAFALDTVAAALACRAVGDVVVVTDDPVAGARLGALGARILPEPPGTGGLNGALAHGARTVRERAPRAAVATLNADLPALRPGELGRVLDSATEFPRAFLADAAGIGTTLLAAAPGMELAPAFEGRSRARHRASGAREIELAGVDSVRRDVDTAEDLRAALALGVGPRTAAAADGLLTPGVIGAD, translated from the coding sequence ATGCGAAGAGAGGGGGCGGATGTGGTCTGGACCCTGGTGGTGCCGCTGAAGCCGCTGGCACTGGCCAAGAGCCGACTCGCCACGGGGACCGGGCGGGCACCACGGCCCACGCTCGCGCTGGCGTTCGCGCTGGACACGGTGGCCGCGGCACTGGCCTGTCGGGCCGTGGGGGATGTGGTGGTCGTCACTGACGACCCGGTGGCGGGGGCCCGGCTCGGAGCGCTCGGCGCCCGGATCCTGCCCGAGCCGCCCGGCACGGGAGGGCTGAACGGCGCCCTCGCGCACGGTGCGCGCACGGTGCGGGAACGGGCCCCGCGGGCGGCGGTGGCGACACTCAACGCGGATCTGCCGGCGCTTCGCCCGGGGGAACTCGGCCGGGTGCTCGATTCGGCCACGGAATTCCCCCGGGCATTTCTCGCCGACGCGGCGGGAATCGGGACGACGCTGCTGGCGGCGGCCCCGGGAATGGAATTGGCTCCGGCGTTCGAGGGACGTTCGCGCGCCCGTCACCGCGCTTCGGGGGCCCGTGAGATCGAGCTGGCCGGCGTGGATTCGGTGCGCCGGGACGTGGACACGGCGGAGGATTTGCGGGCGGCCCTGGCACTGGGCGTGGGGCCGCGCACGGCGGCCGCGGCCGACGGCCTGCTGACCCCCGGTGTCATAGGGGCCGACTAG
- a CDS encoding HU family DNA-binding protein, with amino-acid sequence MNKAQLVEAIADKLGGRQQAADAVDAVLDAIVRAVVAGDRVSVTGFGSFEKVDRPARYARNPQTGERVRVKKTSVPRFRAGQGFKDLVSGSKKLPKNDVAVKKAPKGSLSGGTKTTAKAAAKKATAKKATAKKATTATTAKKTTAKTAVKKTTTAAAKKATATTKKAAAKKATPAKKTTAAATKAAAAKKATPAKKTTATAKKATAKKTAPAAKKATATKAPARKTTARKTTAKKAAAKK; translated from the coding sequence GTGAACAAGGCGCAGCTCGTTGAAGCGATTGCCGACAAGCTCGGCGGCCGTCAGCAGGCCGCAGACGCCGTCGACGCGGTGCTCGACGCGATCGTCCGTGCGGTTGTCGCCGGCGACCGGGTCTCGGTCACCGGCTTCGGCTCGTTCGAGAAGGTCGACCGCCCGGCCCGTTACGCCCGCAACCCGCAGACGGGTGAGCGCGTGCGGGTCAAGAAGACCTCGGTGCCGCGCTTCCGCGCGGGTCAGGGCTTCAAGGACCTGGTGAGCGGCTCGAAGAAGCTGCCGAAGAACGACGTCGCGGTGAAGAAGGCGCCCAAGGGCAGCCTTTCGGGCGGCACCAAGACCACCGCCAAGGCCGCGGCCAAGAAGGCCACCGCCAAGAAGGCCACGGCGAAGAAGGCCACCACGGCCACCACCGCCAAGAAGACCACGGCGAAGACCGCGGTCAAGAAGACCACGACGGCGGCCGCGAAGAAGGCCACCGCCACCACCAAGAAGGCCGCGGCGAAGAAGGCCACGCCGGCCAAGAAGACGACGGCCGCCGCCACCAAGGCCGCCGCCGCCAAGAAGGCCACGCCGGCCAAGAAGACCACGGCCACGGCGAAGAAGGCGACCGCCAAGAAGACGGCGCCCGCCGCCAAGAAGGCCACGGCGACCAAGGCTCCGGCGCGCAAGACCACCGCGCGCAAGACCACCGCCAAGAAGGCCGCCGCCAAGAAGTAA
- the leuD gene encoding 3-isopropylmalate dehydratase small subunit, whose amino-acid sequence MEAFTTHTGRAVPLRRSNVDTDQIIPAHWLKKVTRDGFEDGLFEAWRKDPEFVLNRPERAGASVLVAGPDFGTGSSREHAVWALQNYGFRAVVSSRFADIFRGNSLKNGLLTVVLPQETIEALWRLTEADPAAEVTVDLVGRQVRAEGITADFALDENARWRLLEGLDDIGLTLRHAADITAYEARRPPFKPSTTPVRAQV is encoded by the coding sequence ATGGAAGCATTCACCACGCACACCGGCCGTGCCGTACCGCTGCGCCGCAGCAATGTCGACACCGACCAGATCATCCCGGCGCACTGGCTGAAGAAGGTCACCCGCGACGGCTTCGAGGACGGCCTCTTCGAGGCCTGGCGCAAGGACCCGGAGTTCGTCCTGAACCGTCCGGAGCGCGCCGGGGCCTCGGTCCTGGTCGCCGGACCCGACTTCGGCACCGGCTCCTCCCGCGAGCACGCGGTGTGGGCGCTCCAGAACTACGGCTTCCGGGCCGTGGTCTCCTCCCGCTTCGCCGACATCTTCCGGGGCAACTCGCTCAAGAACGGACTGCTGACCGTCGTCCTGCCCCAGGAGACCATCGAGGCCCTCTGGCGGCTGACCGAGGCCGACCCGGCCGCCGAGGTGACCGTGGACCTCGTCGGGCGGCAGGTCCGGGCCGAGGGCATCACGGCCGATTTCGCCCTTGACGAGAACGCCCGGTGGCGCCTGCTGGAGGGACTGGACGACATCGGCCTGACCCTGCGGCACGCCGCCGACATCACCGCCTACGAGGCCCGCCGACCCCCCTTCAAGCCCTCCACCACGCCCGTCAGGGCCCAGGTCTGA
- the leuC gene encoding 3-isopropylmalate dehydratase large subunit, producing MGRTLAEKVWDDHVVTRAEGEPDLLFIDLHLLHEVTSPQAFDGLRKAGRAVRRLDLTIATEDHNTPTLDIDKPIADPVSRTQLETLRRNCAEFGVRLHPLGDVEQGVVHVVGPQLGLTQPGTTVVCGDSHTSTHGAFGALAFGIGTSQVEHVLATQTLPLAPFRTMAVTVEGELPEGVTAKDLILAVIARIGTGGGQGYVIEYRGSAIEKLSMEARMTVCNMSIEAGARAGMIAPDETTFAYLKDRPHAPAGDDWDAAVAYWRTLRTDDDAVFDHEVVIDAAGLSPFVTWGTNPGQGAPLSAAVPDPASYPDPSDRFAAEKALEYMGLTAGQALRDITVDTVFVGSCTNGRIEDLRAAAAVLDGRRIAGGVRMLVVPGSVRVGLQAVAEGLDKVFTAAGAEWRHAGCSMCLGMNPDQLAPGERCASTSNRNFEGRQGKGGRTHLVSPQVAAATAVLGHLASPADLAGRAGASDVRTPVEA from the coding sequence ATGGGACGGACACTCGCGGAGAAGGTCTGGGACGACCACGTCGTCACGCGCGCCGAAGGCGAGCCCGACCTCCTCTTCATCGACCTGCACCTGCTCCACGAGGTGACCAGCCCGCAGGCCTTCGACGGCCTGCGCAAGGCCGGCCGCGCGGTGCGCCGCCTGGACCTCACCATCGCCACCGAGGACCACAACACCCCCACCCTCGACATCGACAAGCCCATCGCGGACCCCGTCTCCCGCACCCAGCTGGAGACCCTCCGCCGCAACTGCGCCGAGTTCGGCGTGCGGCTGCACCCGCTGGGCGACGTCGAGCAGGGCGTTGTCCACGTGGTGGGACCGCAGCTGGGACTGACCCAGCCCGGCACCACCGTGGTCTGCGGCGACAGCCACACCTCCACGCACGGCGCGTTCGGCGCGCTGGCCTTCGGCATCGGCACCAGCCAGGTCGAGCACGTGCTCGCCACCCAGACGCTGCCGCTGGCCCCCTTCAGGACCATGGCCGTCACCGTGGAGGGTGAACTGCCCGAGGGCGTCACCGCCAAGGACCTGATCCTCGCCGTCATCGCCCGGATCGGCACCGGCGGCGGCCAGGGTTACGTCATCGAGTACCGCGGCTCCGCCATCGAGAAGCTCTCGATGGAGGCCCGGATGACCGTCTGCAACATGTCCATCGAGGCGGGCGCCCGGGCCGGCATGATCGCCCCCGACGAGACCACCTTCGCCTACCTGAAGGACCGCCCCCACGCCCCCGCGGGCGACGACTGGGACGCCGCGGTCGCCTACTGGCGCACCCTGCGCACCGACGACGACGCCGTCTTCGACCACGAGGTGGTCATCGACGCCGCCGGGCTCTCCCCGTTCGTCACCTGGGGCACCAATCCGGGCCAGGGCGCACCGCTGTCGGCGGCCGTCCCCGACCCCGCCTCGTACCCCGACCCGTCGGACCGCTTCGCCGCCGAAAAGGCCCTGGAATACATGGGGTTGACGGCAGGTCAGGCGCTGCGCGACATCACCGTGGACACCGTTTTCGTGGGCTCCTGCACCAACGGCCGCATCGAGGACCTGCGCGCCGCCGCGGCCGTCCTCGACGGCCGCCGGATCGCCGGCGGAGTCCGGATGCTGGTGGTCCCCGGCTCCGTGCGGGTGGGGCTCCAGGCCGTCGCGGAGGGGCTGGACAAGGTGTTCACCGCGGCCGGCGCCGAGTGGCGGCACGCGGGCTGCTCGATGTGCCTGGGCATGAACCCCGACCAACTCGCGCCGGGGGAGAGGTGCGCGTCGACCTCCAACCGCAACTTCGAGGGCAGGCAGGGGAAGGGCGGCCGGACCCATCTGGTCTCGCCGCAGGTCGCCGCCGCCACCGCCGTACTGGGCCATCTGGCCTCCCCGGCCGACCTCGCCGGCCGGGCCGGCGCGTCCGACGTCCGCACCCCCGTGGAGGCCTGA
- the ndgR gene encoding IclR family transcriptional regulator NdgR: protein MDNSGGASSGVGVLDKAALVLSALESGPATLAGLVTATGLARPTAHRLAVALEHHRMVARDMQGRFILGPRLSELAAAAGEDRLLATAGPVLTHLRDVTGESAQLYRRQGDMRICVAAAERLSGLRDTVPVGSTLPMKAGSAAQVLMAWEEPERLHRGLQGARFTATALSGVRRRGWAQSIGEREPGVASVSAPVRGPSNRVVAAVSVSGPIERLTRHPGRMHAQAVIDAAVRLSEALRRNG, encoded by the coding sequence ATGGACAACTCTGGTGGCGCCTCGAGCGGTGTGGGCGTTCTCGACAAGGCGGCTCTGGTTCTCAGCGCTCTGGAGTCCGGTCCGGCCACGCTGGCCGGGCTGGTCACGGCGACCGGGCTGGCGCGCCCGACGGCGCACCGGCTCGCGGTCGCGCTGGAGCACCACCGGATGGTGGCGCGGGACATGCAGGGCCGTTTCATCCTCGGCCCGCGGCTGAGCGAGCTGGCCGCGGCGGCCGGCGAGGACCGGCTGCTGGCCACGGCGGGCCCGGTGCTCACGCACCTGCGGGACGTCACGGGCGAGAGCGCGCAGCTCTACCGCCGGCAGGGCGACATGCGCATCTGCGTGGCCGCGGCGGAGCGGCTGTCCGGCCTGCGGGACACCGTGCCGGTCGGCTCCACGCTGCCGATGAAGGCCGGCTCGGCGGCACAGGTGCTGATGGCCTGGGAGGAGCCGGAGCGACTGCACCGCGGCCTCCAGGGCGCGCGCTTCACCGCGACCGCGCTCTCGGGCGTACGGCGCCGCGGCTGGGCGCAGTCGATCGGCGAGCGGGAGCCGGGCGTGGCCTCGGTCTCGGCGCCCGTGCGCGGCCCGTCCAACCGGGTCGTGGCCGCCGTCTCGGTCTCCGGACCGATCGAGCGGCTGACCCGCCACCCGGGCCGGATGCACGCCCAGGCGGTCATCGACGCGGCCGTGCGGCTCAGCGAGGCGCTGCGCCGCAACGGCTGA
- a CDS encoding DUF4188 domain-containing protein, which yields MSGTEVIAERVTAKGEDGVVVFLVGMRINRWRAVRHWLPALLAMPRMVEELSGDKDSGLLASRRLNEGPRVFTMVQYWESREKLLAYASAAGKQHRPAWAAFNRRARGARGMVGIWHETFVVPAGSVESLYSGMPVAGLGEAFGTEPLGRRGERAAAVRTEGEPVPG from the coding sequence ATGAGTGGTACCGAAGTCATCGCCGAGCGGGTCACGGCCAAGGGCGAGGACGGTGTGGTCGTCTTCCTCGTCGGGATGCGGATCAACCGGTGGCGGGCGGTCCGGCACTGGCTGCCCGCCCTCCTCGCCATGCCGCGCATGGTCGAGGAACTGTCCGGCGACAAGGACAGCGGGCTGCTGGCCAGCCGGCGGCTCAACGAGGGGCCACGGGTCTTCACGATGGTCCAGTACTGGGAGTCGCGCGAGAAGCTGCTCGCGTACGCCTCGGCCGCCGGCAAGCAGCACCGCCCCGCGTGGGCGGCGTTCAACCGCCGCGCGCGGGGCGCCAGGGGCATGGTGGGCATCTGGCACGAGACGTTCGTCGTCCCGGCCGGCTCCGTCGAGTCCCTCTACTCCGGAATGCCGGTGGCGGGCCTCGGTGAGGCGTTCGGCACCGAGCCCCTGGGGCGGCGCGGCGAGCGCGCCGCCGCCGTAAGGACCGAGGGTGAGCCTGTCCCGGGGTAG
- a CDS encoding MerR family transcriptional regulator — translation MRLAELSERSGVSTATIKYYLREGLLQPGRRISATQSEYGEDHLRRLRLARALIQIGKVPVATAREVISAAEDEALDHHERLGAATLALPLGPDLAEDDPATETARRSVAELLRRLDWPFESGLEEPSPAHRTLIAAVAALVRLGYPADVEQLLPYGLLAERLAVSDLDLVERERTRTEQIEAAVVLTVLYEPVLLSLRRLAHAEESARRFL, via the coding sequence ATGCGACTGGCGGAGCTGAGCGAACGCAGCGGGGTGTCCACCGCGACGATCAAGTACTACCTGCGGGAAGGCCTCCTCCAGCCCGGCCGCAGGATCTCCGCCACCCAGTCCGAGTACGGCGAGGACCATCTGCGGCGGCTGCGGCTGGCGCGGGCGCTGATCCAGATCGGCAAGGTGCCGGTGGCCACCGCCCGCGAGGTGATCTCCGCCGCCGAGGACGAGGCGCTGGACCACCACGAGCGCCTCGGCGCGGCGACGCTGGCCCTGCCGCTCGGCCCCGACCTCGCCGAGGACGATCCGGCCACGGAGACCGCCCGCCGTTCGGTGGCGGAGCTGCTGCGGCGGCTCGACTGGCCGTTCGAGTCCGGTCTGGAGGAGCCCTCCCCCGCCCACCGCACGCTGATCGCCGCCGTCGCCGCGCTCGTCCGCCTCGGTTACCCCGCCGACGTGGAGCAGCTGCTGCCCTACGGGCTGCTGGCGGAGCGGCTGGCCGTCAGCGACCTCGACCTCGTGGAGCGGGAGCGGACCCGGACGGAGCAGATCGAGGCGGCCGTCGTGCTGACCGTGCTCTACGAGCCGGTGCTGCTGAGCCTGCGCCGGCTGGCCCACGCGGAGGAGTCCGCCCGCCGCTTCCTCTGA
- a CDS encoding MEDS domain-containing protein gives MPADHADGPAPAPGRARGFVHHACLYGSDEDFLAMALPFVRAGLAAEEPVLAATTPANIDLLRRALGERAYALDTAETAYFGRRPVERVSAFLRYHDRRARPGRRMRMIAEPVWGGRSDRQIAEWQRMESGLNVLLAALPVWMICPYDTRVVSPAVAEAACATHPACLKGERLTPCASYTDPGVYAEAVRPAPVAAPPTAAVAGPADRVADVRRFARERAAAAGLAGERLALAELAVCEAANHLLGAGGARLALRAWEEPGAVLYELTRPEPSGAPVPPFAGFRPPGDAPGAEDGLWLARSLSEWLDVRTAGPATLITLRVAGPRDAEWL, from the coding sequence ATGCCTGCTGACCACGCCGACGGGCCCGCGCCCGCACCAGGACGCGCCCGGGGCTTCGTCCACCACGCCTGTCTCTACGGCAGCGACGAGGACTTCCTCGCGATGGCGCTGCCGTTCGTCCGGGCCGGGCTGGCGGCGGAGGAGCCCGTCCTGGCCGCGACCACACCCGCCAACATCGACCTGCTCCGGCGGGCCCTGGGGGAGCGCGCGTACGCCCTCGACACCGCCGAGACCGCCTACTTCGGCCGCCGTCCCGTCGAGCGGGTCTCCGCCTTCCTGCGCTACCACGACCGGCGCGCCCGGCCGGGCCGCCGGATGCGGATGATCGCCGAGCCGGTGTGGGGCGGCCGGTCCGACCGCCAGATCGCCGAGTGGCAGCGGATGGAGTCCGGGCTCAACGTCCTGCTGGCCGCGCTGCCGGTGTGGATGATCTGCCCGTACGACACCCGCGTCGTGTCCCCGGCCGTGGCCGAGGCCGCCTGCGCGACCCACCCGGCGTGTCTAAAGGGCGAACGGCTGACGCCTTGCGCGTCCTACACGGACCCCGGGGTCTACGCCGAGGCCGTCCGCCCCGCGCCGGTCGCCGCGCCGCCCACGGCCGCCGTGGCCGGCCCGGCCGACCGGGTCGCGGACGTGCGCCGGTTCGCCCGGGAGCGGGCCGCCGCCGCGGGCCTGGCCGGCGAGCGCCTGGCCCTGGCCGAGCTGGCCGTCTGCGAGGCCGCGAACCACCTGCTGGGCGCCGGGGGCGCGCGCCTGGCCCTGCGGGCCTGGGAGGAGCCGGGGGCCGTGCTCTACGAGCTGACGCGCCCGGAGCCGTCGGGCGCCCCCGTGCCGCCCTTCGCCGGCTTCCGGCCGCCCGGCGACGCCCCGGGCGCCGAGGACGGCCTCTGGCTCGCCCGCAGCCTCAGCGAGTGGCTGGACGTGCGGACGGCGGGCCCGGCCACGCTGATCACGCTGCGCGTCGCGGGCCCGCGGGACGCCGAGTGGCTGTGA
- a CDS encoding MEDS domain-containing protein, translating to MVPPHGVHRRVHVGDLRPGDHACLLFASDEERTSILRGFVLGGLDAEHKILYLAGADGPPGPQALLEQCRLAGLPGGLAGQLEVLGPAELGSGQGELDPAALLGRLRDAADRSRSEGYRALRVTGDLCAVLRDGSDLSRLLRYETLLATEFSSGRTLAVCQYDIRRCDPTALDAFTSAHLRSVEVDPLVRTAELTVVRTWSPPGLRIEGVVDADSHRRVRDALRSVASVRGDLRLEMSRVEFLDLAGLRLLMTFARARAARHCTVELTGLPPHLLHVITLIGWDRTPGLRLGAAHAC from the coding sequence ATGGTCCCTCCTCACGGCGTGCACCGCCGGGTCCACGTCGGTGATCTCCGGCCCGGCGACCACGCGTGCCTGCTGTTCGCGTCGGACGAGGAGCGGACCTCGATCCTGCGCGGCTTCGTCCTCGGGGGCCTCGACGCCGAACACAAGATCCTTTATCTCGCGGGCGCGGACGGGCCACCGGGGCCCCAGGCACTCCTGGAGCAGTGCCGGCTCGCCGGACTCCCCGGCGGCCTGGCCGGCCAGCTGGAGGTCCTCGGGCCCGCCGAGCTCGGCTCGGGGCAGGGCGAGTTGGACCCCGCCGCGTTACTCGGCCGGCTGCGGGACGCCGCCGACCGCTCCCGGAGCGAGGGCTACCGCGCCCTGCGGGTGACCGGCGATCTGTGCGCCGTCCTGCGCGACGGGTCCGACCTCTCCCGGCTGCTGCGCTACGAGACCCTGCTGGCCACCGAGTTCAGCTCGGGCCGGACGCTCGCGGTGTGCCAGTACGACATCCGCCGCTGCGACCCCACCGCCCTGGACGCCTTCACCTCGGCCCACCTCAGGAGTGTGGAAGTGGACCCGCTCGTCCGCACGGCCGAACTGACCGTCGTCCGCACCTGGAGCCCGCCGGGCCTGCGCATCGAGGGCGTGGTCGACGCCGACTCCCACCGCCGCGTCCGGGACGCCCTGCGCTCCGTCGCCTCCGTCCGCGGTGACCTCCGCCTGGAGATGTCCCGGGTGGAGTTCCTGGACCTCGCGGGCCTGCGGCTGCTGATGACCTTCGCCCGGGCCCGCGCCGCCCGCCACTGCACCGTCGAGCTGACCGGGCTGCCGCCCCACCTCCTGCACGTCATCACCCTCATCGGCTGGGACCGCACCCCGGGCCTCCGGCTGGGGGCCGCGCATGCCTGCTGA